A window of the Dermatophagoides farinae isolate YC_2012a chromosome 2, ASM2471394v1, whole genome shotgun sequence genome harbors these coding sequences:
- the LOC124491428 gene encoding chymotrypsin-elastase inhibitor ixodidin-like: MKLIIITIVLIATPLLAQELATTGTSSDNEDNMNCGSNEEFLTCGSPCVDTCFNKDSTRPCILICKSGCYCQKGFVRTGKGEAEGDLGPCVPISECDKIINN, encoded by the exons atgaaacttatcatcattacaattgtTTTAATTGCGACGCCATTATTGGCCCAAGAATTAGCAACTACTGGCACATCTTCGGACAACGAAG ATAATATGAATTGTGGCTCGAATGAAGAATTTCTAACATGTGGTTCTCCATGCGTAGATACTTGTTTCAATAAAGATTCAACAAGACCTTGTATTCTGATTTGTAAGTCCGGATGTTATTGCCAAAAAGGATTTGTACGTACCGGTAAAGGTGAGGCTGAAGGTGATCTTGGACCATGTGTTCCGATTAGTGAATGtgacaaaattatcaacaattga